Genomic segment of Umezawaea sp. Da 62-37:
GGTCTGGGTGCCGGAGTCGCTCGGTACCAGCAACACCACACCCGCGACCAGACCCGCCACCGCGACGACGGTGGCCGCGACGGGTACCAGCCGCATGGCCCGCCGCGGCCGCGGGGCCGGTGCCATGCCCATGGCAGCGGCGTCGGCGCGCCGCTCCAGCTCGGTGAAGGCGTCGTGGAGGGTGCGCAGGTCGTTCATGAGGTCTCCTGGAAGTCGGGGGCGCTGGCGGTGAGGTCGACGCGCAGAACTTTGAGGGCCCGGTGGATCTGGCTGCGCACGGTCGGTTCCCGGCACCCCAGCTGCGCGGCGATCTCCCTGTCGGACAGGCCCGCGTAGTAGCGCAGGACCACGGCCGCGCGCTGCTTCCTGGGCAGACCGGCGAGGCGGCGGATCATCGCGTCCCGCTCGGCGCGCTCGTCCGCGCCGTCGGAGATCGCGATCGGCCCGACCTCGGCGCGCGGTGACATCCGGGTCAGCCTCCTGCGCCAGGACAGGTACTCGTTGACGACCATCCGCCGCACGTAGGCGTTCGGCTCGGCCATCACCGAGATCCGCTCCCAGCGCTCGAACGCCCGGCCCAGCACGTCGCTCACCAGATCCTCGGCCAGCCATGTCCGGCACGTCAGGACCGTGGCGAACCGCATCAGCGCGGGACGCTGCCTTGCCACGTATTCAGCGAACTCCATCGGCCACTCCCGAT
This window contains:
- a CDS encoding SigE family RNA polymerase sigma factor, giving the protein MEFAEYVARQRPALMRFATVLTCRTWLAEDLVSDVLGRAFERWERISVMAEPNAYVRRMVVNEYLSWRRRLTRMSPRAEVGPIAISDGADERAERDAMIRRLAGLPRKQRAAVVLRYYAGLSDREIAAQLGCREPTVRSQIHRALKVLRVDLTASAPDFQETS